The following is a genomic window from Oikeobacillus pervagus.
CGGGAAATGTGCATAAAACAAAAGAAGTAGCGCATATCCGCTCGGGAAATAGGCATTTCACTTGGGAAATGGTGCATATCCTCATGGGAAATAAGCAAATCGATCGGGAAATGATGCACAACATGGCCGTAAACACATGAACTTTGCATTTGCCCGTGATCAAACGTGAAAACACAATCAGCATCACATCTCACATCAACCAAAACCAAAAGGTCATTTCGTATACGAAATGACCTTTTGGTTTTTCCTCCCCTAAGTCGAATTCTCATCCTCTCGGGGTCGGTTTATATTTTCTCTATTAATAGATTATGCTTCAAGAGCCATTGCTGGTCCGAAGAATTCGTAACGAATATTATTGTCGGAGATTCCCATTTCTTTCAAGATTCTGACGATGCTTTGCATGAACGGTACTGGACCACATACGTAACAAACACTGTTGGAATCTACTACTTTTTCTAAGAATTCGCGATTAATATGACCTATATGATCGCAAAGTGAGTTATCGCTCGGTTTTTCATCGTAGGCAAAATAAGCTTTACCGTTTTCAAGTTTGGTTTCAAGTTCTTTTGCAGCAGATTTGAACGCTTGAATTTTTTCATTTCTAGAAGCATTGATGAACGTTACTTTGCGTTTACTTCCTGCATTTGCTAAAGTTTCAAACATACTGAACATTGGTGTTACACCAACACCACCACTAATTAATGCTACTGGTTCTTCTTCTTGCATATTTAATACGAAATCTCCAGCTGGTGCACTTACTTCGATTTTGTCCCCTTCATTTACATGGTCATGTAAATAATTTGAAACTTTTCCGACTGGTTCTCTTTCAGATTCTCTTTTAACTGAAATTCTGAAGTAGTCATGACCTGGTGCACATGATAGGCTGTATTGACGGTTTAATGTATATTTATCCCCGTCTGCTTTTAATTTTACGGTAATATATTGTCCAGCTAGGTATGTTGGAACTGGAGATCCATCTGCAGGTTTTAAATAGAAAGAAGTGATTACTTCGCTTTCTTTCACTTTTTTTGCCACTACAAATGGTTTGAAATCCAACCATCCACCTTTTTGTGTTTCTGCTTCTTTATACATTCCAGCCTCTACATTAATAAAGGCATCTGCGATAACACCGTAAGCTTCTTCCCAAGCTTTCATAATATCATCAGTAGCAGCCTCACCTAATACTTCTTTAATTGCAATTAATAAGTATTTACCTACAATTGGGTAATGCTCTGGTTTAATTCCTAAACTTCTATGTTTATGAGCAACTTGTATTACAACAGGAACGATTGCATCCAAGTTGTCGATATGCTTAGCAGCAGCATAAACAGCATTTGCAAGTGCTGTTTGTTGACGACCTTGAGATTGGTTCGCATGGTTAAAAATATTTAATAGTTCTGGATGATTTTCAAACATTTTTTTATAGAAATAAGTAGTAATTTCAGTTCCTCTTTCTTCTAACACGGGTGCAGTAGACTTAACGATTTCCATTGTTTTTTCTGATAACATTTAAACCTTCATCCCCTTAAACATGTTTTTAAAATACATCTTTAATTTAGACTAATTCTTTTATAAAAGCAATATTTAAAATACATCTTTAATTTAGACTAATTCTTTTATAAAAGCAATATTTAAAATATATCTTTTATAAAATGTTCACAATTTAAGTATTTCCTAAAAAAGTGTATACTATAAATAAAATATCCTGATTGGTGAGAAGAATGAGATTAACTGCATATACTGATTATTCATTAAGAGTATTAATATATTTAGCCTCTAAAGAAGATCACAGTCTTTCGAATATTAAAGAGATTTCGATCGCTTATGGTATTTCAAAAAATCATTTAATGAAGGTAACCTATGAATTGGGGAAAATGGGCGTAATCGAAACGATTCGTGGCCGAAATGGTGGAATTCGTCTAGCACATGCACCTTCCGAGATCAATATAGGAAAAATTGTTCGGCAAACAGAAGAAGATTTTTTCCTTGTGGATTGTTTTAATCCTGATAGCCCTCGGCCATGTGTTATCTCACCTGTATGTGGATTAACACATGCTTTGAACAAAGCTCTTCTTGCGTATTTGAAAGTCTTGGATGGGTATACGTTAGCGGACCTTGTCCAAAACCCTGCAGCTTATCGCGAGTTTTTCAAAAAGAAATTAGAGAGTGAATGATGATGTACAGAGAAATTTTTTTAAGGAGTGAATTGGAGGGATTTATGAGGTTAATGTGAAATTACGGATGTGAATTTGGGCAACTTTACGGTGCATTGGACCATTTCCCAAGGGGATTTTGTACTTCCCATGGGAATATCCTCACTTATATTTTTGCGATTTCTTTAAAATATAAGTGAGGATATTTACGGCATCCGAAGCAGATCAGTCAGCTGACATCTCTTCTAATCGTTTTTTTAAGACGATTGCTTGATTATGTTCCTCGTCCTTTGCGGCATATAATAATGTAACTGTCGTTTCTTTTTCCCACTGGATGAGTTGGTTGAGCAATTTCCTTTTCTCCGCTAATTGTAGTTCTTGTCTATATTTTTCCTTAAATGCTTCGAATTTTTCCGGCTGATGTCGGAACCATTTTCTTAACTCCGTACTCGGAGCGATTTCTTTCAACCA
Proteins encoded in this region:
- the hmpA gene encoding NO-inducible flavohemoprotein encodes the protein MLSEKTMEIVKSTAPVLEERGTEITTYFYKKMFENHPELLNIFNHANQSQGRQQTALANAVYAAAKHIDNLDAIVPVVIQVAHKHRSLGIKPEHYPIVGKYLLIAIKEVLGEAATDDIMKAWEEAYGVIADAFINVEAGMYKEAETQKGGWLDFKPFVVAKKVKESEVITSFYLKPADGSPVPTYLAGQYITVKLKADGDKYTLNRQYSLSCAPGHDYFRISVKRESEREPVGKVSNYLHDHVNEGDKIEVSAPAGDFVLNMQEEEPVALISGGVGVTPMFSMFETLANAGSKRKVTFINASRNEKIQAFKSAAKELETKLENGKAYFAYDEKPSDNSLCDHIGHINREFLEKVVDSNSVCYVCGPVPFMQSIVRILKEMGISDNNIRYEFFGPAMALEA
- a CDS encoding Rrf2 family transcriptional regulator, whose amino-acid sequence is MRLTAYTDYSLRVLIYLASKEDHSLSNIKEISIAYGISKNHLMKVTYELGKMGVIETIRGRNGGIRLAHAPSEINIGKIVRQTEEDFFLVDCFNPDSPRPCVISPVCGLTHALNKALLAYLKVLDGYTLADLVQNPAAYREFFKKKLESE
- a CDS encoding DUF488 domain-containing protein yields the protein MYKIKRIYEKVSEDDGKRVLIDRIWPRGISREKAQLDEWLKEIAPSTELRKWFRHQPEKFEAFKEKYRQELQLAEKRKLLNQLIQWEKETTVTLLYAAKDEEHNQAIVLKKRLEEMSAD